The region TATGCCCCTACCAAAACACATGGAGCATCATGTGTCAATACTTTCTATTCCTGGGGTTCTACTATTTTCCACTTTCTTGTATTATGGGTGTATTGGTTTGCTTTACTTCTCATTTGCCATGGCGGTGGAGTCTGTTTTGCTTTCTAGTCATTTCCTTTGAGTTGTTGCTGAAAGTGTTCACTGATTAATACTTGCTATGATTTATACTTCCTCTTATCTCTtgctttgtttgttttttgtaATGTATATCTGTATACTCATAAACATATTTTCTTGTAATGTTTAGTTAAATTTAAAGCTCTGTCAATTAATAATATTGAAATAATCAGATATTCCTAGCTGCTGAAGTGCCAATTGAATGGGAAGAGCACTATGTAGGGACCGAAATTGATCCTCGAACTCAGAGCTTTCTGACATGGGAAAGTTTGGAATCAGTTAGGCGTAATAAGGTTGGCTTGAAAGGACCAATGGCCACCCCTATTGGAAAAGGGCATCGTTCATTAAACCTTACTCTAAGAAAAGAACTTAATTTATATGCCAATGTTCGGCCGTGCTACAGCCTTCCTGGCTACAAAACTCGATATGATGATGTGGATCTCATCACAATCCGTGAAAATACGGAAGGAGAGTACAGTGGACTTGAACATCAGGTAAATTTCACAACAGTTGATGTTACATGCTTTAATCCCTCATCTGATTAATATAATTTAGTTAGCATTTTTGGGTTACAGGTTGTGAGAGGTGTAGTGGAAAGTCTTAAAATCATCACACGTCAAGCAAGTTTAAGGGTGGCTGAGTATGCTTTTCACTATGCCAAGGCACATGGAAGAGAGAGGGTGTCTGCCATACACAAAGCCAACATTATGCAAAAGACTGATGGTCTTTTCCTCAAGGTCCACTAATACATGCAAATGCCTATAAAATTTTGGGCTCAaattttcttcatgaattctaaCATTTACTGTTTATTTTGGACTACTTTTAGTGTTGCCGTGAGGTTGCAGAAAAATATCCAGAGATTACCTATGAGGAAGTTGTCATTGACAATTGTTGCATGATGGTAATATTGTTGACCTGGATGTAGGACACAGCTGCATTTGGAAATTCTTTTTTGACTATTAGAAAATGATTGACACTGATTAATTTTCGAACCATCGACAGCTTGTGAAGAATCCTGCACTTTTTGATGTATTGGTGATGCCTAACCTTTATGGTGATATAATAAGCGACCTTTGTGCTGGCTTGATTGGAGGATTGGGGTTGACACCGAGGTTtgaactttatttttgtctaagAAATATAGAGATATCACAATTATATCATCTGACATCATTTTATGTCTTTTGCAGCTGCAACATTGGGGAGGGAGGTATTGCACTTGCTGAGGCTGTGCATGGTTCAGCTCCTGATATTGCCGGAAAGGTGAGACTTCAGAAACCATATATTGTCTGTCCTAAACCTTTTTGCTTTGTTgtcataaaatataatttttttttaagtgctTCATACTTGTGCACGATTTGCCCTTCTTTAGGAATTTGGTAAAAGTAACAGGGAAAGCTTTTCATACCATCCTAATTCTGGGGGTAAATAGGCTCCTTATGGGCTTTGTAGTCTATTCTCACTCTTATTCCTATTCAGAGTTGTTAATAGATTAATATTGGGAACAGTATCACACAATTACTGCCTACTTTAAATAAGTAGTTTCATTTTTGTGTCTAAGGTCTAACATCTATGAACATTTTAAGTGCTAGTAATACACTCCatgttatttgtttatttttcaaaaaagtgCATTTGCCTCACTTTTAAAAAATGTGAtgtctttttaaaaaataaaccaatGACATGGATTGTGGCGAAGagtgttgctagcatttctTTTTTAGATATAGATATTATGTAGATACTAAAGACCtccaaaatatattaaattctGTATCTAAAATCTTATTGAGAATGAAAAAAGTGTTCCTAAAATATGGAGCTTATTTGACTTGTGGAAGAAAACTACAAGAGTTGGAGCTGTGACAAAATGTGGGGAGGTATTAGTTATAACTTATAGGTTCGACACTTCTgcatttgtttaaaaaaattcagggatTCAATCATAAGTAAGCCATCGGGATATGCATAGCACTATTTATCTATGTAATAATTCTGTAGCAGTTCCTTGTTGGTtcctgaaagaaataaaaagttCTAGGGCAATAAAAACATTTTAGGCGCCCAATTAGTTAACCATTTTTCTTGACAAAGTGAGTTTCTCAGAAGGTCCTTTCAAGGAACAAGGCTACCTATTTGAGTTGCCCCTTAACGGAAAATAATGTGGATGTTCCCTTTCCTTTTGAAAATAACCCCTTACATTATTATATTTAGAGCTCTATTTAGAGGGTATAGAAGGATAGTAGGGCTGGCCTTGTGACTTAGAATCATCCTGTCTTATGGGAGTGAGTAAGGTTGCGTACATGGGCAGCCAGGGTCACCCTTTTGCTTGTTAGTGCTATATTTCTGTTGCTGACCCAATTTTTCTGTGGATTTGTGTAGAACTTGGCAAATCCAACTGCCTTGCTGCTGAGTGGTGTTACGATGTTGCGGCATTTAGATCTCCATGACAAAGCAGACCGGATTCAAAATGCCATCCTCAACACAATTGCCGAAGGAAAGTACCGAACTGCTGATCTTGGTGGCAAGTCAAAGACATCTGAATTTACACAAGCAATTATTGATCATCTTTAAATTTTGCTTTGAATTCAGCAAGAAATTGTTGGTTATGATTTTGTTTCAGTCAATTTCCTTTTATTTCCCCAATTTTTACAGAGGAGTAGAATTACCTCAGCTTACTACGTGTGTGGGCAAGCATCCAAATATTCGCTGCCCAATGCAGTTTTATGGCATTGATAGAGCCCCCTTCAAAATGCACATTGATTGTGATTGATAATCCTTTGTAGTCAATTTCAGTATTCTTTTTTCACTAATATAGCTAAATAAAAGTACTAGATGATGCTTCCTTCCTTCATGTAAAGCACTTATTTACTTGTGCAGGCTGCTTGCTTTAATTTTCTGAAAATTCAAATTGATCTTCATTAGGA is a window of Lotus japonicus ecotype B-129 chromosome 5, LjGifu_v1.2 DNA encoding:
- the LOC130718337 gene encoding isocitrate dehydrogenase [NAD] catalytic subunit 5, mitochondrial; protein product: MASHLLRRTLGSRYLANSLRGFSSASTPIRATLFPGDGIGPEIAESVKQIFLAAEVPIEWEEHYVGTEIDPRTQSFLTWESLESVRRNKVGLKGPMATPIGKGHRSLNLTLRKELNLYANVRPCYSLPGYKTRYDDVDLITIRENTEGEYSGLEHQVVRGVVESLKIITRQASLRVAEYAFHYAKAHGRERVSAIHKANIMQKTDGLFLKCCREVAEKYPEITYEEVVIDNCCMMLVKNPALFDVLVMPNLYGDIISDLCAGLIGGLGLTPSCNIGEGGIALAEAVHGSAPDIAGKNLANPTALLLSGVTMLRHLDLHDKADRIQNAILNTIAEGKYRTADLGGKSKTSEFTQAIIDHL